From the Hydrogenispora ethanolica genome, the window ATCATCTTGAATCATAAAAACTCTGCGCCTTTGCGCCTCTGCGGGAGGAAAATAATAGGCCAGGATGAGTGGCTCGGGGAAATTATATTATCTCCCGCAGAGGCGCAGGGGCGCAGAGAAATGACGGAAAATGAAAATAGGACGATCTGTCGATGCGGGAGACATTTGTTGCATCGTGACAGACTTACCGGTTGCAAGCTTGGATATTTGCGTAACTTCGGCGAAGAACTCATGAAATCGGGAATCACCCGTTGCGTCAATCATCTTGAATCATAAAAACTCTGCGCCTTTGCGCCTCTGCGGGAGGAAAATAATAGGCCAGGATGAGTGGCTCGGGGAAATTATATTATCTCCCGCAGAGGCGCAGGGGCGCAGAGAAATGACGGAAAATGAAAATAGGACGATCTGTCGATGCGGGAGACATTTGTTGCATCGTGACAGACTTACCGGTTGCAAGCTTGGATATTTGCGTAACTTCGGCGAAGAACTCATGAAATCGGGAATCACCCGTTANNNNNNNGGGAGACATTTGTTGCATCGTGACAGACTTACCGGTTGCAAGCTTGGATATTTGCGTAACTTCGGCGAAGAACTCATGAAATCGGGAATCACCCGTTAGGTCAATCATCTTGAATCATAAAAACTCTGCGCCTTTGCGCCTCTTCGGGAGAAAAATTCATAGGCCGGGGAATTCTTATAAGCCTAAAAAGAAATGATTCTGTTACCTGTTTTCATTCTCTCATAATTTTTAGTAATATTTTCGCTAAAACGCAATTACCAAGAATTTATCCGCTATAATTATTTCAAGATGACCAAACCGAAAGAAGGCGGATCCATGAAACCAATCCTAGAAGAACTCCACGCCGGCAAGATATATCCCGACGAATTGATCCTCCCCAAGGACCCCCAATACCGCCCGATAAACCAAAAAATATCCGATGCAATGAAAGTCTGGCGCGAGAAGCTTTCGGAGACGGACTATCAACAACTGGAATCGCTCATGAATCTGCACTCCCAATCCGACGCCATGGAAGCCACGGCCTCGTTCGTGCATGGCTTCAAGCTGGGCGCATTGATCATGATGGAGGTATTGAACGGTAGGGAAGAGGTCGTGCGGTGAAGAGCACATAATCCGTTCCAAAATTCCGGTTGAAAATGGACACCTGCCCCGACTAAAACTAGACCGTCCTACTGGAAATGTTACGGCGCGAGCGAAAGAAATTTCGTAGTTTTCTCGAAGATTCCAAGCGGAATCATAGTAAGTATTCGTTTTATCCACTGAAAGAGCTCATTATCCCCAAAAAGAGCTTGTTGAACGACTGAAAGAGCTCACTGATCATCAAAAAAGATCGTTTCATAAGTATTACGAAAATGATAACACAGGAAAAAATCGTTAAAGACGGCTAGCTCATCATCCGGAGCAAGAAGCATGGCGGATTTCCTGTCATTTTGTGGTATAATTAGAAGTAGGAGTGATTCGATTGCTTGACATTATTCGAATTAAGGAAGCCGCGACCAAAATGGCGGATTATTATCCAATCAAGAAAGTATCGTTGTTCGGCTCGTATGCCGATGGGACAGCGGGCGAAGCCAGCGATGTTGATCTGCTGGTGGAGTTCTTGACGCCCACCGTATCGTTATTTACGCTTACCGGGATGAAGAATGAAATGGAAGATGCGTTGAAAATAAAAGTGGATATCGTGCACGGGCCGTTACCAAAGGAGTCTCTGCTAAGATTAAATAAGGTGATTGATATCTATGAACAGTAAGGATGGGCAGGTTCTTCAGAAGATTATATCGGAAATAGAAGTAATTGAGATGCTGGTTGAAGGATTTGATGAATCTTCTTTTTCAGTCGACGAACGAACCAAACGTGCGGTTTGTATGACCTTGCTCAATATCGGGGAGCTCGTAAAACATCTTACCGGTGAATTTAAGTTAGCCAATGGTAACATTCCATGGAGAAACATTGCCGGATTACGAGACATCACGGCTCATCAATATCAAGCCTTAAATATGGGAGACGTGTGGCACACGGTTCGGAACGATATTCCTTTGTTGAAAAGAAACATTATGAAGTTGACTGATTAATCCGGGAAGAACCCGGCTTTTTTATTCCCAGGTTTTTATAAAAACTTTATGGAAAACCGCATCGAATTCACCATGAACTTTTGATATACGGCAAAATGATTAATGAAGGCGGATATTCTTTTTCCCAAGTTTTATAAGGTTCGCGAAAATTATGGTTTTGCGCGAATCGCTTTCGTGGTGCTTGTCTTTTACCTCTAAATATGTGAAAAAAGCTTATTTGGGGAGTTCCTTGCGCATAAAACAAGGCTGCCGATTTTCTTCGTCGACAGCCTGAACCGCCAAAAAAATGGACGGTTTTACTTTTAGGGATTTTTTGTTTTTAGTTCGTGAGCGCTTTTTGCGCCTTAGTACTTCCCATAATCTTTACCACCTTTAGCCTGCCGCTTTTGGGTGTTAGTCGTTACCGGGGTTGAATTTTGGTGGGGTGCCGAGCCCAC encodes:
- a CDS encoding DUF6809 family protein, with the protein product MKPILEELHAGKIYPDELILPKDPQYRPINQKISDAMKVWREKLSETDYQQLESLMNLHSQSDAMEATASFVHGFKLGALIMMEVLNGREEVVR
- a CDS encoding nucleotidyltransferase family protein, encoding MLDIIRIKEAATKMADYYPIKKVSLFGSYADGTAGEASDVDLLVEFLTPTVSLFTLTGMKNEMEDALKIKVDIVHGPLPKESLLRLNKVIDIYEQ
- a CDS encoding HepT-like ribonuclease domain-containing protein, producing the protein MNSKDGQVLQKIISEIEVIEMLVEGFDESSFSVDERTKRAVCMTLLNIGELVKHLTGEFKLANGNIPWRNIAGLRDITAHQYQALNMGDVWHTVRNDIPLLKRNIMKLTD